In Roseisolibacter agri, the following proteins share a genomic window:
- a CDS encoding L,D-transpeptidase family protein translates to MLPPVVRALLALLALSAVAAPALAAAQPPADTTRRPPAPDTLRVDSVRADSARRDSLRLDTSRMDSVRVDSAPPADRAAAPRASWLAAEAVRAPVRLPVSGGTGPRVLHVQVLLGAAGFSPGVLDGRWQAGTRAAVRAFRKAHGLGAGEAVNADTYARLVAAAQERPTLVDYRISRDDLRAPLRKIPAGYHDKAKLEWLGYETVAERLAERFHTTPIVLKELNPGVDLEKVVPGTVLVVPNVWRLPPRAAPARLVVDKRLGMLHGYDADGGLLFALRASVGSTQTPSPTGLLKVRSITRYPWYQYNPRVLAGDASVKGRTADLPPGPNSPVGVVWIQLSKAHIGIHGTPEPARVGSGQSHGCVRLTNWDALFLASALAPGVEVEFL, encoded by the coding sequence ATGCTGCCCCCCGTCGTTCGCGCCCTGCTCGCCCTGCTCGCCCTGTCCGCCGTCGCGGCGCCCGCCCTCGCCGCGGCCCAGCCGCCCGCCGACACCACCCGTCGGCCGCCCGCGCCGGACACGCTGCGCGTCGATTCGGTACGGGCGGACAGCGCGCGCCGCGACAGCCTGCGTCTGGACACCTCGCGCATGGACAGCGTGCGCGTGGACAGTGCGCCGCCCGCGGACCGCGCGGCGGCGCCGCGCGCCAGCTGGCTGGCGGCGGAGGCCGTGCGGGCGCCCGTGCGGCTGCCGGTGTCGGGGGGCACGGGGCCGCGCGTGCTGCACGTGCAGGTGCTGCTGGGCGCCGCGGGCTTCTCGCCCGGGGTGCTGGACGGACGCTGGCAGGCGGGGACGCGCGCGGCGGTGCGGGCCTTCCGCAAGGCGCACGGCCTGGGCGCCGGGGAGGCGGTGAACGCCGACACCTACGCGCGCCTGGTGGCGGCCGCGCAGGAGCGGCCGACGCTCGTGGACTACCGCATCTCGCGCGACGACCTGCGCGCCCCCCTGCGCAAGATCCCCGCGGGCTACCACGACAAGGCGAAGCTCGAGTGGCTGGGCTACGAGACGGTGGCGGAGCGGCTCGCGGAGCGCTTCCACACGACGCCGATCGTGCTGAAGGAGCTGAACCCGGGCGTGGACCTGGAGAAGGTCGTGCCGGGGACGGTGCTCGTGGTGCCGAACGTCTGGCGGCTGCCGCCGCGCGCCGCGCCGGCGCGTCTGGTCGTCGACAAGCGCCTCGGCATGCTGCACGGGTACGATGCCGACGGCGGGCTGCTGTTCGCGCTGCGGGCGAGCGTCGGCTCGACGCAGACGCCGTCGCCGACGGGGCTGCTGAAGGTGCGCAGCATCACGCGCTATCCGTGGTACCAGTACAACCCGCGCGTGCTGGCGGGCGACGCGAGCGTGAAGGGGCGCACCGCGGACCTGCCGCCGGGCCCCAACTCGCCGGTGGGCGTGGTGTGGATCCAGCTCTCGAAGGCGCACATCGGGATCCACGGGACGCCCGAGCCGGCGCGCGTGGGGAGCGGGCAGTCGCACGGGTGCGTGCGGCTGACGAACTGGGACGCGCTGTTCCTGGCGTCGGCGCTCGCCCCCGGCGTGGAGGTCGAGTTCCTCTGA
- a CDS encoding PAS domain-containing sensor histidine kinase, with protein sequence MPSPPTTPSRISAVGADVRAALVDALFAQSPSSVALYDAQGRVVAANPAYERHWGIRLADVPPDYSLLADPQLERAGLLPLLRRAYAGEHIALPPVRYDAAEATAGPGRAVWTQGHCHPVRDASGAVTHVAIVHEDATARIEAEQALQTLNQRLAARTQVAEDAAATLALSESRFRSVVEATTAVVWTTDADGAMTSENASWSAFTGQARAAYHGWGWLDALHPDDRATTERVWRAALAARTTYDTTYRLRRHDGEYRTTVARGVPVLLPDGAVREWVGVNTDVTEQQAADAERARLYAQLDVERARLAEVFRMAPAFVAVLRGPEHVFEFVNEAYYQLVGHRALLGRPALEALPDVRGQGFETLLDRVLATGEPYVGREVPLQLARTEGATPELRYLDFVYQPLTDADGTRVGIVAHGSDVTDHVLARRRVERLQALTAALASARTIDDVATVVVAEMVVALGARTGAMGILAPGGDEIGLVRQVGFPGAAGARVQRQALSSNGILPHVVRTGEAVWIASREGPEGLDARFPILSDIWESLELHAGAAVPLAVAGQVVGVISFGFPAPRTFTPEERALLLAFGQQAAVAVERARLFDAERAARHEAESANRAKSEFLAVMSHELRTPLNAIGGYAELLELGIRGPVTEPQREDLARIRRSQRHLLGLINEVLNYARVEAGAVRYDLADVPVAETLHACEALIAPQRRAKGLALELETSAPGMMVRADREKLQQIVLNLLSNAVKFTPAGGRVTMRGEHVGDRVAIVVADTGPGIDPSQLERVFEPFVQVDASRTREQEGVGLGLAISRDLARGMGGDLVAASAPGEGSTFTLTLPTAS encoded by the coding sequence ATGCCCTCTCCGCCGACCACCCCGTCGCGCATCTCCGCGGTCGGCGCCGACGTGCGCGCCGCGCTCGTGGACGCGCTGTTCGCGCAGTCGCCGTCCAGCGTCGCGCTGTACGACGCGCAGGGACGCGTGGTCGCCGCCAACCCGGCCTACGAGCGCCACTGGGGCATCCGACTGGCCGACGTGCCGCCCGACTACTCGCTGCTCGCCGATCCGCAGCTGGAGCGCGCCGGGCTGCTGCCGCTGCTCCGCCGCGCGTACGCGGGCGAGCACATCGCGCTGCCGCCGGTGCGCTACGACGCGGCGGAGGCCACCGCCGGGCCGGGGCGCGCCGTCTGGACGCAGGGCCACTGCCATCCCGTGCGCGACGCCAGCGGCGCGGTCACGCACGTCGCCATCGTGCACGAGGACGCGACCGCGCGCATCGAGGCGGAGCAGGCGCTCCAGACGCTCAACCAGCGCCTCGCGGCGCGCACGCAGGTCGCCGAGGACGCCGCGGCGACGCTGGCGCTGAGCGAGTCGCGCTTCCGGTCGGTGGTGGAGGCGACGACGGCGGTGGTGTGGACGACCGACGCCGACGGCGCGATGACGAGCGAGAACGCCAGCTGGAGCGCGTTCACCGGCCAGGCGCGCGCGGCGTACCACGGGTGGGGATGGCTGGACGCGCTCCATCCCGACGACCGCGCCACCACCGAGCGCGTGTGGCGCGCGGCGCTCGCGGCGCGCACGACCTACGACACGACCTACCGGCTGCGCCGCCACGACGGCGAGTACCGCACGACGGTCGCGCGCGGCGTGCCGGTGCTGCTCCCCGACGGCGCGGTGCGCGAGTGGGTGGGCGTCAACACCGACGTCACCGAGCAGCAGGCCGCGGACGCCGAGCGCGCACGCCTGTACGCGCAGCTCGACGTCGAGCGCGCGCGGCTGGCGGAGGTGTTCCGCATGGCGCCGGCGTTCGTCGCGGTGCTGCGCGGACCGGAGCACGTCTTCGAGTTCGTCAACGAGGCGTACTACCAGCTCGTGGGCCACCGCGCGCTGCTCGGCCGGCCGGCCCTGGAGGCGCTGCCCGACGTGCGCGGGCAGGGCTTCGAGACGCTGCTGGACCGCGTGCTCGCCACCGGCGAGCCGTACGTGGGGCGCGAGGTGCCGCTGCAGCTCGCGCGCACGGAGGGCGCGACGCCGGAGCTCCGCTACCTCGACTTCGTCTACCAGCCGCTGACCGACGCCGACGGCACGCGCGTGGGGATCGTGGCGCACGGCAGCGACGTCACCGACCACGTGCTGGCGCGCCGGCGCGTCGAGCGGCTGCAGGCGCTGACCGCCGCGCTCGCGAGCGCGCGGACGATCGACGACGTGGCGACGGTGGTGGTGGCCGAGATGGTGGTCGCGCTGGGCGCGCGCACGGGCGCGATGGGCATCCTCGCGCCGGGGGGCGACGAGATCGGGCTCGTGCGACAGGTGGGCTTCCCCGGTGCCGCCGGCGCGCGCGTGCAGCGCCAGGCGCTGTCCAGCAACGGCATCCTCCCGCACGTGGTGCGGACGGGCGAGGCGGTGTGGATCGCGTCGCGCGAGGGCCCCGAGGGCCTCGACGCGCGCTTCCCGATCCTGTCGGACATCTGGGAGTCGCTCGAGCTCCATGCGGGCGCCGCGGTGCCGCTGGCGGTGGCGGGCCAGGTGGTGGGCGTGATCTCGTTCGGCTTCCCGGCGCCGCGCACCTTCACGCCCGAGGAGCGCGCGCTCCTGCTCGCGTTCGGCCAGCAGGCGGCGGTGGCGGTGGAGCGGGCGCGCCTGTTCGACGCCGAGCGCGCGGCGCGCCACGAGGCGGAGTCGGCGAACCGCGCGAAGAGCGAGTTCCTCGCCGTGATGAGCCACGAGCTGCGCACGCCGCTGAACGCGATCGGGGGCTACGCGGAGCTGCTGGAGCTGGGCATCCGCGGCCCGGTGACGGAGCCGCAGCGCGAGGACCTCGCGCGCATCCGGCGCAGCCAGCGCCACCTGCTGGGCCTCATCAACGAGGTGCTGAACTACGCGCGCGTGGAGGCCGGCGCGGTGCGCTACGACCTGGCCGACGTGCCGGTGGCGGAGACGCTGCACGCGTGCGAGGCGCTCATCGCGCCGCAGCGCCGCGCGAAGGGGCTGGCGCTGGAGCTGGAGACGTCTGCGCCGGGGATGATGGTGCGCGCGGACCGCGAGAAGCTGCAGCAGATCGTGCTCAACCTGCTGTCGAACGCGGTCAAGTTCACGCCCGCGGGCGGCCGCGTGACGATGCGCGGCGAGCACGTGGGCGACCGCGTCGCGATCGTCGTCGCGGACACGGGCCCGGGCATCGATCCCTCGCAGCTGGAGCGCGTGTTCGAGCCGTTCGTGCAGGTGGACGCCTCGCGCACGCGGGAACAGGAAGGCGTGGGGCTGGGCCTCGCGATCAGCCGCGACCTGGCGCGCGGGATGGGCGGCGACCTGGTGGCGGCGAGCGCGCCGGGCGAAGGCAGCACGTTCACGCTCACGTTGCCCACCGCGAGCTAG
- a CDS encoding response regulator transcription factor, translated as MRILLVEDDRTLAQLLQRRLAADGITVVHAPTVADGQLLTQADAFTAVILDLQLPDGTGLEVLRLLRAQDHAVPVLVLSGLDREEVVIRVLDAGADDYVVKPVSLEMLRARLRALVRRGTGAVGAVTRIGALVVDSGRRQVWLDGVPLAVTPLEFALLAHLVAHVDVPQTREALLRDVWGQGYHGGSNVVDVTIMRVRQRLGEGPTAPVIETVRGVGYRLRAPEGAGVTPVGPAVQHETPAEAEIPPATAVPLDESDAG; from the coding sequence ATGCGCATCCTCCTGGTCGAAGACGACCGCACCCTCGCCCAGCTCCTGCAGCGCCGACTGGCCGCCGACGGCATCACCGTCGTCCACGCCCCGACGGTCGCCGACGGGCAGCTCCTGACCCAGGCCGACGCCTTCACGGCCGTGATCCTCGACCTGCAGCTCCCGGACGGCACCGGGCTGGAGGTGCTCCGCCTGCTGCGCGCCCAGGATCACGCGGTGCCGGTGCTGGTGCTCTCGGGGCTGGACCGCGAGGAGGTCGTGATCCGGGTGCTGGACGCCGGCGCCGACGACTACGTCGTGAAGCCGGTGTCGCTGGAGATGCTGCGGGCGCGGCTGCGGGCGCTCGTCCGCCGCGGCACGGGCGCGGTGGGCGCGGTGACCCGGATCGGCGCGCTGGTGGTGGACTCGGGGCGCCGGCAGGTCTGGCTGGACGGGGTGCCGCTGGCGGTGACGCCGCTGGAGTTCGCGCTCCTGGCGCACCTGGTGGCGCACGTGGACGTGCCGCAGACCCGCGAGGCGCTGCTGCGCGACGTCTGGGGGCAGGGCTACCACGGCGGCAGCAACGTCGTCGACGTGACGATCATGCGCGTGCGCCAGCGCCTGGGCGAGGGGCCGACGGCGCCGGTGATCGAGACGGTGCGCGGGGTCGGCTACCGGCTGCGGGCGCCCGAGGGCGCGGGGGTCACGCCGGTCGGTCCGGCCGTCCAGCACGAGACGCCGGCCGAGGCGGAGATCCCGCCGGCCACGGCGGTGCCGCTGGACGAGTCCGACGCGGGGTAG
- a CDS encoding PAS domain S-box protein, translating into MSLSVDPPPASAPARTPADRLLAALGSAADGVLVVDRDGACHFATPRALELLGAAPGTLETTPDWDAWPATAREAVGPAVSGAATTGRPTQTRTCPAYQGPALVVRASPAGDALLVTVTALADDPPDREAATTLDRLPDVVLRYDREGVIRYVNAAIVGATGQPQSHFLGKRAGTTGAAPEISARFAAARERVFATGQPETFEIRRVGERGDRCIEYRMAPERDASGAIVTALAIGRDVTDQVALATALRESQRRMATLLSNLPGMAYRMVDDARWTTEFVSEGVLALTGYAPEAFEGADGVSFESLIHPDDRGDVRDQVNDALEQGRPFAITYRIVRADGVTRWVWEQGREVPHDGAGPRMLEGLIVDVTDREEARVALEAERERLQEAQRIAHVGSWEIDFVHGRHVVSDEILRVLGTGPETRDDPLGTFAARLRPEDREALRAREARIRALRPTHTEGRYVIERPDGVQRVVQMRSAWTFDAEGVLVRGRGTLQDVTDVVEGEARLARQQALLEESQRLAHVGSWEWDRRTDALTWSDEMFRLVGLPLPPAASPRRFAELVHADDLELVLERFREGLATGRTLELEHRLVRADGTAITVHARTRMITDDTGRVVRVVGSVQDVSEHRAAQAALRLSQEQQLALLQSIPDAAWLKDIEGRYVALNESAWRARGLGAADVLGRTAAELFPPDVVAERLAHDRAVLESGGPVLIEHQETGPDGAPRWYETVKAPYRDAAGSIAGTVGIARDITGRRRLEEQVRQSQKMDALGLLAGSVAHDFNNLLSAIIGGTELARLEVPDDSQLAQDLDDVRHAAQRGAQLTRQLLAFSRTQVSQPRPIDLREQVRESAKLLRRLLPEDVALDVAVDDAPFVVRADAGQLEQVLMNLVVNARDAVLAKRAAAHGRPPDPDAAPDLVTIAASRRALAAGDPLLVRRGAPALPPGGYALLVVRDSGNGMDEPTLRRAFEPFFTTKPQGRGTGLGLATVLGIVEQSGGAVHVESAPGAGATFTVVLPLVEGPADVVAVGTRTALPGGTETVLLVEDEGAVRETAARILERHGYRVLATRHGGDALMSWADHGARVDVVVTDLRMPAVDGKTLVAHLRAEQPTLPIVVMSGYASVEDSDERLLLEREVFLAKPFSAETLLEQVRAALDRAPSRTG; encoded by the coding sequence GTGTCCCTCTCGGTCGACCCGCCACCTGCCAGCGCCCCCGCCCGCACGCCGGCGGACCGCCTGCTCGCCGCGCTCGGGAGCGCGGCCGACGGCGTGCTGGTGGTCGACCGCGACGGCGCCTGCCACTTCGCGACGCCGCGCGCGCTCGAGCTGCTGGGCGCCGCCCCGGGGACGCTGGAGACCACGCCCGACTGGGACGCGTGGCCCGCCACCGCCCGCGAGGCGGTAGGCCCCGCGGTGTCCGGCGCGGCCACCACCGGCCGCCCGACGCAGACGCGCACCTGCCCGGCCTACCAGGGCCCCGCGCTCGTGGTGCGGGCGAGCCCCGCCGGCGACGCGCTCCTGGTGACCGTCACCGCGCTCGCGGACGATCCGCCGGACCGCGAGGCCGCCACGACGCTCGACCGCCTCCCCGACGTCGTCCTGCGCTACGACCGCGAGGGCGTGATCCGCTACGTCAACGCGGCCATCGTCGGCGCCACGGGGCAGCCGCAGTCGCACTTCCTGGGGAAGCGCGCCGGCACCACGGGCGCCGCGCCCGAGATCTCGGCGCGCTTCGCGGCGGCGCGCGAGCGCGTGTTCGCCACCGGCCAGCCGGAGACGTTCGAGATCCGGCGCGTGGGCGAGCGCGGCGACCGGTGCATCGAGTACCGCATGGCGCCCGAGCGCGACGCCAGCGGCGCGATCGTCACCGCGCTCGCCATCGGGCGCGACGTCACCGACCAGGTCGCGCTGGCGACCGCGCTGCGCGAGAGCCAGCGCCGCATGGCGACGCTGCTCAGCAACCTGCCCGGCATGGCGTACCGGATGGTCGACGACGCGCGCTGGACGACGGAGTTCGTCAGCGAGGGCGTGCTCGCGCTCACCGGCTACGCGCCCGAGGCGTTCGAGGGCGCCGACGGCGTGTCGTTCGAGTCGCTGATCCACCCGGACGACCGCGGCGACGTGCGCGACCAGGTGAACGACGCGCTGGAGCAGGGCCGCCCGTTCGCCATCACGTACCGCATCGTGCGCGCCGACGGCGTGACGCGCTGGGTATGGGAGCAGGGGCGCGAGGTGCCGCACGACGGCGCGGGTCCGCGGATGCTCGAGGGGCTGATCGTCGACGTCACCGACCGCGAGGAGGCGCGCGTCGCGCTGGAGGCGGAGCGCGAGCGGCTGCAGGAGGCGCAGCGCATCGCGCACGTCGGGTCGTGGGAGATCGACTTCGTGCACGGCCGCCACGTCGTCTCCGACGAGATCCTGCGCGTGCTCGGCACGGGGCCGGAGACGCGGGACGACCCGCTCGGCACGTTCGCGGCGCGGCTGCGTCCCGAGGACCGCGAGGCGCTGCGCGCGCGCGAGGCGCGGATCCGCGCGCTGCGGCCGACGCACACCGAGGGGCGCTACGTCATCGAGCGGCCCGACGGCGTGCAGCGCGTGGTGCAGATGCGCAGCGCGTGGACGTTCGACGCCGAGGGCGTCCTGGTGCGCGGGCGCGGCACGCTGCAGGACGTCACCGACGTGGTCGAGGGCGAGGCGCGCCTGGCGCGCCAGCAGGCGCTGCTCGAGGAGTCGCAGCGGCTCGCGCACGTGGGCAGCTGGGAGTGGGACCGCCGCACCGACGCGCTCACCTGGTCGGACGAGATGTTCCGGCTGGTGGGGCTGCCGCTGCCGCCGGCGGCGTCGCCGCGGCGCTTCGCGGAGCTCGTGCACGCCGACGACCTGGAGCTCGTGCTGGAGCGCTTCCGCGAGGGGCTCGCGACCGGGCGCACGCTGGAGCTGGAGCACCGCCTCGTGCGCGCCGACGGCACGGCCATCACGGTGCACGCGCGCACGCGCATGATCACCGACGACACCGGCCGCGTGGTGCGCGTGGTGGGCTCGGTGCAGGACGTCAGCGAGCACCGCGCCGCGCAGGCCGCGCTGCGGCTGTCGCAGGAGCAGCAGCTGGCGCTGCTGCAGAGCATCCCCGACGCGGCGTGGCTGAAGGACATCGAGGGCCGCTACGTGGCGCTGAACGAGAGCGCGTGGCGCGCGCGCGGCCTCGGCGCCGCGGACGTGCTGGGCCGCACGGCGGCGGAGCTCTTCCCGCCCGACGTGGTGGCGGAGCGGCTGGCGCACGACCGCGCGGTGCTCGAGTCGGGCGGGCCGGTCCTGATCGAGCACCAGGAGACGGGGCCCGACGGCGCGCCGCGCTGGTACGAGACGGTGAAGGCGCCGTACCGCGACGCCGCGGGCAGCATCGCCGGCACCGTGGGCATCGCGCGCGACATCACGGGGCGCCGCCGCCTCGAGGAGCAGGTGCGGCAGTCGCAGAAGATGGATGCCCTCGGCCTGCTGGCGGGGAGCGTCGCGCACGACTTCAACAACCTGCTGAGCGCGATCATCGGCGGCACCGAGCTGGCGCGACTCGAGGTGCCCGACGACTCGCAGCTGGCCCAGGACCTGGACGACGTGCGCCACGCCGCGCAGCGCGGCGCGCAGCTCACGCGGCAGCTGCTGGCGTTCAGCCGCACGCAGGTGAGCCAGCCGCGCCCGATCGACCTGCGCGAGCAGGTGCGCGAGAGCGCGAAGCTGCTGCGCCGCCTGCTGCCCGAGGACGTCGCGCTCGACGTGGCGGTGGACGACGCGCCGTTCGTGGTGCGGGCCGACGCGGGCCAGCTGGAGCAGGTGCTGATGAACCTCGTCGTGAACGCGCGCGACGCGGTGCTCGCCAAGCGCGCGGCGGCGCACGGCCGGCCGCCCGATCCGGACGCCGCGCCCGACCTGGTGACGATCGCGGCCTCGCGCCGGGCGCTCGCGGCGGGCGACCCGCTCCTCGTGCGGCGCGGCGCGCCGGCGCTGCCGCCCGGCGGCTACGCGCTGCTCGTGGTGCGCGACTCGGGCAACGGCATGGACGAGCCCACGCTCCGCCGCGCCTTCGAGCCGTTCTTCACCACCAAGCCGCAGGGGCGCGGCACGGGCCTCGGCCTCGCGACGGTGCTCGGCATCGTCGAGCAGAGCGGGGGCGCGGTGCACGTGGAGTCGGCGCCGGGCGCCGGCGCGACCTTCACGGTGGTGCTGCCGCTGGTGGAGGGCCCGGCCGACGTGGTGGCGGTGGGCACGCGCACCGCGCTGCCCGGCGGCACCGAGACGGTGCTGCTGGTGGAGGACGAGGGCGCGGTGCGCGAGACGGCCGCGCGCATCCTGGAGCGGCACGGCTACCGCGTGCTGGCCACGCGCCACGGCGGCGACGCGCTCATGTCGTGGGCGGACCACGGCGCGCGCGTCGACGTCGTGGTGACGGACCTGCGCATGCCCGCGGTGGACGGCAAGACGCTGGTCGCCCACCTGCGCGCCGAGCAGCCCACGCTGCCGATCGTGGTGATGTCGGGCTACGCCAGCGTCGAGGACTCGGACGAGCGCCTGCTGCTGGAGCGCGAGGTGTTCCTGGCGAAGCCGTTCAGTGCGGAGACCTTGCTCGAACAGGTGCGCGCCGCGCTCGACCGGGCCCCGTCTCGCACCGGTTGA
- the topA gene encoding type I DNA topoisomerase: MPRTLVIVESPNKAKKLTAFLGPGYTVKASFGHVADLPPKDYGVNLDTLEEQYVLRGKGAEIVKTLRAAVQGGGYDQVLLASDPDREGEAIAWHLARQLKLPARAASRIEFREITAAAVRAAVASPRPVDMRRVDAQRSRRVLDRIVGFDCSKEICWPAGAQSAGRCQTPALHLLCEREREILAFAARTYWTLETTYAEGLSAFVPADPKEQASQPDTDGREPDDPSRRSGEGRLAPKQYASREEAEAVLATARAHAHRVRGVEPRRTERRPPPPYTTSTLQQDASRKLRLSAKQAMDAAQALFEAGLITYHRTDSTRVSDDAVDMARAFMAAHHSETLPAQAPRARAPKAGAQDAHEAIRPTHLEGEDAPPPQAAKLYAMIRARFLASQAKPAVFDRTTVWIDSGPIAWVAEGAVLREPGFLVFWGPYSRQEDVVLPALAPGQVLSPTDLLVHEKQTTPPSRYDQGALIKKLETSGIGRPATFAGIIETLLKRDYVRELAGGKGKKFLQPTEFGLQVDGLMSHTFPDLVTERYTAEMEAQLDAIEGGAATRPAYLRAWYDAFRAAMARAHQLGAEYRQAHGLRARRPGGGGGAAEETTVRCDRCGEATYRKIARKKGKGSFLACPACRMTRDVRAKVRPGACPTCHSALIEKKIGKMTPFWGCVRYGAAERPCTYAERGPAPTATATPDAAAVPARATKSAVKRAAKTSTTQRAGAKRAVAAPPPAAERVPAASSRPTARDATDRPCPRCSSATLDVVTPSGEAPFWACTDRACGFTLLVGARRRAQPCPHCGGVVLERRSADGASSFWECARHPACDYTAARG, encoded by the coding sequence GTGCCCAGGACCCTCGTCATCGTCGAGTCGCCGAACAAGGCGAAGAAGCTCACCGCCTTTCTCGGACCGGGCTACACGGTCAAGGCGTCGTTCGGCCACGTCGCCGACCTGCCGCCCAAGGACTACGGCGTGAACCTCGACACGCTCGAGGAGCAGTACGTCCTGCGCGGCAAGGGCGCCGAGATCGTGAAGACGCTGCGCGCGGCCGTGCAGGGCGGCGGGTACGACCAGGTGCTGCTGGCGTCCGACCCCGACCGCGAGGGCGAGGCGATCGCGTGGCACCTCGCGCGGCAGCTCAAGCTCCCCGCGCGCGCCGCGTCGCGCATCGAGTTCCGCGAGATCACCGCCGCCGCCGTGCGCGCGGCCGTCGCGTCGCCGCGCCCCGTGGACATGCGCCGCGTGGACGCGCAGCGCTCGCGCCGCGTGCTCGACCGCATCGTGGGCTTCGACTGCTCCAAGGAGATCTGCTGGCCCGCCGGCGCGCAGTCCGCGGGGCGCTGCCAGACGCCCGCGCTGCACCTGCTCTGCGAGCGCGAGCGCGAGATCCTCGCCTTCGCGGCGCGCACCTACTGGACGCTCGAGACGACGTACGCCGAGGGGCTGTCGGCGTTCGTGCCGGCGGACCCGAAGGAACAGGCGAGCCAGCCGGACACGGACGGACGCGAGCCCGACGATCCCTCGCGGCGCTCGGGAGAAGGGCGCCTGGCGCCGAAGCAGTACGCCTCGCGCGAGGAGGCCGAGGCGGTGCTGGCGACCGCGCGCGCGCACGCGCACCGCGTGCGCGGCGTCGAGCCGCGGCGCACCGAGCGCCGGCCGCCGCCGCCGTACACGACCTCCACGCTCCAGCAGGACGCCAGCCGCAAGCTCCGCCTCTCGGCCAAGCAGGCGATGGACGCGGCGCAGGCGCTCTTCGAGGCGGGGCTCATCACGTATCACCGCACCGACTCGACGCGCGTGTCGGACGACGCGGTGGACATGGCGCGCGCGTTCATGGCCGCGCACCACTCCGAGACGCTGCCCGCGCAGGCGCCGCGCGCGCGCGCGCCGAAGGCCGGCGCGCAGGACGCGCACGAGGCGATCCGCCCCACGCACCTCGAGGGCGAGGACGCGCCGCCGCCGCAGGCCGCGAAGCTGTACGCCATGATCCGCGCGCGCTTCCTCGCGTCGCAGGCGAAGCCGGCGGTGTTCGACCGCACGACGGTGTGGATCGACAGCGGCCCGATCGCGTGGGTGGCGGAGGGCGCGGTGCTGCGCGAGCCGGGCTTCCTCGTGTTCTGGGGGCCGTACTCGCGGCAGGAGGACGTCGTGCTGCCCGCGCTCGCGCCGGGCCAGGTGCTCTCGCCGACGGACCTGCTGGTGCACGAGAAGCAGACGACGCCGCCGTCGCGCTACGACCAGGGCGCGCTGATCAAGAAGCTGGAGACGTCGGGCATCGGGCGGCCGGCGACGTTCGCGGGGATCATCGAGACGCTGCTGAAGCGCGACTACGTGCGCGAGCTGGCGGGCGGCAAGGGCAAGAAGTTCCTGCAGCCGACCGAGTTCGGGCTGCAGGTGGACGGCCTGATGTCGCACACCTTCCCCGACCTCGTGACGGAGCGCTACACGGCGGAGATGGAGGCGCAGCTCGACGCGATCGAGGGCGGCGCGGCGACGCGGCCGGCGTACCTGCGCGCGTGGTACGACGCGTTTCGCGCGGCGATGGCGCGCGCGCACCAGCTGGGCGCGGAGTACCGCCAGGCGCACGGCCTGCGCGCGCGGCGCCCCGGCGGTGGCGGCGGCGCCGCGGAGGAGACGACGGTGCGCTGCGACCGCTGCGGCGAGGCGACGTACCGCAAGATCGCGCGGAAGAAGGGCAAGGGGAGCTTCCTCGCCTGCCCCGCGTGCCGCATGACGCGCGACGTGCGCGCGAAGGTGCGCCCCGGCGCGTGCCCGACGTGCCACTCGGCGCTCATCGAGAAGAAGATCGGGAAGATGACGCCGTTCTGGGGCTGCGTGCGCTACGGCGCGGCGGAGCGGCCGTGCACGTACGCGGAGCGCGGCCCCGCGCCGACTGCGACGGCGACGCCCGATGCGGCGGCTGTGCCGGCGCGCGCGACGAAGAGTGCCGTCAAGCGCGCCGCGAAGACCTCGACGACCCAGCGCGCCGGCGCGAAGCGCGCGGTCGCCGCGCCGCCGCCCGCCGCGGAGCGCGTGCCCGCCGCGTCGTCCCGCCCCACCGCGCGCGACGCCACCGACCGCCCGTGTCCGCGCTGCTCCAGCGCGACGCTGGATGTCGTGACGCCGAGCGGCGAGGCGCCCTTCTGGGCGTGCACGGACCGCGCGTGCGGGTTCACGCTCCTCGTGGGCGCCCGCCGCCGCGCGCAGCCCTGCCCCCACTGTGGCGGCGTGGTCCTCGAGCGCCGCTCGGCCGATGGCGCGTCGTCATTCTGGGAGTGCGCACGACATCCAGCGTGCGACTACACGGCGGCGCGGGGCTGA